In the Vanacampus margaritifer isolate UIUO_Vmar chromosome 9, RoL_Vmar_1.0, whole genome shotgun sequence genome, tttttttttttttgcaatttttccttTGTTGGAGTTGGTCAATGAACAAGTCCTGGAATTTGCCTCAAGGTggctgcttcaaatcaaaatggctgactttctggTCAACTTTGGGCATTGGACTTTTTTGTATTCCCTATTATAATAGACAtatccaccaaatttcatgttgaccTGTAAAACTGGTGTGGCACgggttttttgtttggtttttaaaCTATCCATGGGCCACTTATGAGGGAATTTTCTttcaaccaaaatggccgacttcttgttcaattttaaatatgcGCCCTTGACACTTTTTCTATGTTCTGGCTGTTATGTTAGACATGTACACCAAATTACGTGTTAATCCATGAAAGGGGTTTTGGgggctgtttatttttttaaaaaacgttttcattgGCTTTCCCATATTATAACAGAtgtcactgtttttgttttgtttttttttgggggggggggcatgtaaATGACCAGAAAAGGGCAAATTTTTCATCACTGCTTGGTACTCGGGCTGTCATAATAAGACAAATCGCAGCAGCTGGATGAGTCAAGATAATCTCTCCTAATGCATCACATCATTTTTGTGGCCTCTTTTAAATCCTTGGTCTTAAAACGAGATCATCTGTGACGTACAACCTTAAAAGTTACTGTATTTAAGCAACATTAACAACTGTGAATAATAAAGGCCCGCACACCTTTATTTAATTGGCTTTTGGCGGGACGGGAGGCAACAGCTTCATCGATCAACACAAAATTTGGTCTGCATGTCTCTCACAACATGTTTCACAAAGAGTCTAACTAGGATCCATGGCAGAAATTGAACAGAaattcggccattttggtttgaagcagccatgttgggcaaattgaattgaatgatctGGTTTGTAGGCAATTTTAGCAGAGGTGGTCAGCAGCCTGAGGAGATGTTtaaggtggggggaaaaatgtcaaaatgaagcCATTATTTTAATAGTGTGACGAAATATAGTAATAATAGTGATGATTCTTCTCCTAAGCAGTCCATTGTGGGCGGGACATTTTGCCAAATTTTGATAATTGCAAGGATTTTCTGAAAGTTCGAAATAAAATTTGCCCACCAGTTTTGCCATTCAATCCAAAattgggtggaaaaaaaacaaagtgaagatgccagcaggtggcgccaaaccactacttttatattagacatggctttggcctgagcatcaacacacaaaaaagtgaatTTTAACTTTGAATATCAAATTTGCAAATGTCAAGCAATCAATATACACCGCGGTGTTACCACGGTAACGGCAACCAGTGACTACTCACCTTGAAGCGCCACGAGGAGGACCAACGATATAAACGTCAGGGGGGCCTCTGTCAAGGCAGACATGTTGTCACTAACGTTCaggtatacaaaaaaaaaaactggtgaaCCTGCAGGATATTTTCCAAacagtgaagaagaagaaccgGGAGTTGAGAGTCTTGGATGTGATGCtatgtgcccaaaaaaaaaaaaaaaaaagaacaaaaagtagGAGGTGGCACAAAAGAAGGATTTCAGAGATCGCCTCCCCAAATGCTTCACAGTGTCCACTTACAGAAGAAGAATCACTCCCAGTATCGCCTTTCAACCTCTCAATTATTTATAATGGTGGACCTCTCGCAatcttgtttctcttttttggcTTTATCCCACAGAAAACGTCTTTTGATGTTGAATGGAACCACAGTGTTTACttgttctttggctttttttagTCCATGTTGTCTACTAATGTGTAGAATTACTGCAGCCTTGCCAATAATAATTAACAACCCCCTTGAAACGGCTTGTAAAAGCAAAgcgctacttttgtctaaatttaactactcaactcacttcaacaacaTAGTTACTTGACACCAAATTGCAACAATATTGCAACggagcactacttttgtctatttGCAATTCCTCAATTCACTTGAAcataaaaatgatgttttattagtttggcataagaacaaaaaaataataataataatctgcgaATATAGGTGAGTCcaccaagatggcgccaaagtaatacttttattgctttagcctgagcacaaaaactgAATATTTGAGAGGATAACTTCCTCCCTAAAAATCAGCGAATAACTGAATCCACCAAAACACCACAAGATGTGCCACACACCAAGCACAAAAACAGCTAATGGGTACGTTTTTCCAGCAAATGGCGGTGCTTGGGTCCCCATCAGCGATTAGGTGAATCCACCAAGATGGTGCACAAAAATGGCAACTAATGAAAAAATTGTTCCTtggaaaaaatccacaaaaagatGAATCCACATGACCTGCGcataaaaacagtaaatatgTGAGTTTTTGGCAAATAACAAAGGATAtgtccctaaaaaaaattatataaatccaAAAAGCAGGTTATAGGCTACCTTAAGCAACCTCAGCAACAAGATCAACAAATAACAGAGGATGTGTTCAATTTCTTAAGTTCTTAAGCAAATAAACTCTTCAGTTCCATGAAGTTTCTTAATTCTTACACACATGAAACCAGCCCTAAAGTGTTCTCAAAGTCAGCTCAAGTAGCTCAAATGAGATTTAAATTCTGttgtaaatgcaaataaatgcacCTTGCTGTCAAAATATCCTCTATTGTGAAGCAAAATTCTCACTTGTGATGATCCAGAGGTGGTCGCGTCCCGTCATTTACTTATTACGCAGGTTCCCAGATCCCACTCGGCAGTTATGCGCCGCGCCATCAGAGGGCTTTCAAATTTGAGTAAATGAAAAAAGCAAGACGACACCAGAGAGTAGAGGATGTAAAAGATCAGGAGGCTCGCTCGCGGACATGACGTGACCGTATGTGGAGGGAGGCTGCTGATCTGTCTTTGGGataagggggaggaggaggaggaggaggaaggtcgGGTGGGGGGGGAGATGTGATGCAGCGTAGAGGTGGAGGGAGAGGAGGATGATGGAGAGGTGTCAGGGCGTTGCCGTGGCAACAGGGAGTTGGATGTGGACGCTAGCTCCCTATACTACcacgtgtttttgttttatttgcataGAAGTTTTCATGAGCTATTTTTACTGTTGCATGTTACAGAAAGTCTGAATGTGTTTCTCCTTTCTTTTTGGACCTTTAAATCTGcggttaaaatgatttttttttttgtaacgttTTGCATTTTTAGCATCTGATATGtattggttttcatttttgttttattctttctGTAATGCAAAATGCTAAAATTGATCTCGGTCTGactataaaatattattttaaaaagcaatttTTACTTGTTTTCCTCTTAAATTGAacgtgttttttcttttgcatcGTTCAAATAACACATTCCTCCTGTAATTCCACAAAAATGGCGGCTAGAGGGTAGTGATGTATCAATAATTAACTGTTCTGGTTCCCATAATTCGTCCAAAACTATGCATATTTTACAAGGATCATAAGGAAATAATgataatggtaataataataataataggaaaaTATCATGACGAGAACACGAATGACAGTCACAACTAAAACACTAGTAGGCCTATTTGAATTCTTAACATTTTATAATTTCTTCTCccacaataatattaatatgcaAGTTCAACACATCTCTTAATCTAAACAATgacatattttaaatgtccatCATAATTATGTTTAGTTGTTTACACCGTTTTGTTACGTATTTTTCCTGACGTTACGAGACCACATTACCCACAAGCCTTCGTTTACGTCGACGTATTACGTCACTACGCTAATCCGCTGGCGAAATCCAACATGGACGATACTATGACTGTTGAAAAGAGTCCGGTATGAATTCTCCactttgtttcatgttttgtgCTTACATTAATCAAGTATATGTGGCTTTATTACACACGCCAAAGCGTTTAATAGTAGATGTCAGTTTATGTTTTCTAAACTGTCTTTATTGCCGCCATAGCCTGTTAACAATGCCCGAAACGTAAAGCTGCCAATTCATTCTGGGCAATCGCTATGTCACGCAAATTAGCCGCTAGCGTTAGCCTGGTGCTAATAGACTATTCTGCGTAAATAtatgtacacaaacacaatgtGCACAATTTGCGAATGACCAAGGCCAAAGTATATTAGTTGGTTGATGCGTCAGAAAAAGAGAATTTGTTCATTTTCCACGTTGTCAAATGGAGCCTGCTATCAGCTAGCCGTTGCTAACTAAACCACTGTTCGCCCCTTCAAGCTTATTAACGTGGACATAAATGTTAACATCGATTTATGCTATAGTTTGTTTTAAGAAGTACTTGTCAGAGCTGGATCTTATAACCTTAGTTTCTTTCTATTGCTGTATACTCCCATTTCAGAAAATACCAATGACATTGTCATTATTCAAATCAATATTTGGACTTTGTTTACCTTctggtatttgttttatttcttatcataccaaacaaacattttcccaccagtatttatttgtatcaACCCTCACaagataaaatatatattttattcttaCTCTTGACAGACGATGGGAAAATAAGTGCTTcctcttggggggaaaaaaagtccctTTTTTCAAAACTAATGTAAACAGGATCATTAATAAATGAACATTTGAAATGTTCGGCATGTTCAGTCCAGGGTTTACcttgcctctcacccaaagtcagacgggatgggcttccagctcacccttgacccaaatgaggacaagcaaaTTAATGGAAAGAAAAtgcatggggaaaaaagtgtttatttgtACCCCTTTGTGGTCTTCCATTGACAGGAGGAAATGCCGGCGATCTTGAACTCTCGACCGCAGACCAGTCTGTCCTTCCTGGCACCAGAACCAGAGGACCTGGAGGACCTTTACAGCAGATACAAGGTCAGATAAGCCATCAATCTTAGGCTGGATTTATAAGTgtccaattcagattttttttccccccgtagTTTCATGTACTAGTGACACGTATCCCATACAGCTGTTATTACAGTGAGGAAACATAAGCAAAGAAGCTCAATTGCATGTAAAGAACTCTAAAAGCATCAACACCAGGCCATGACAACACAGCAGCAAACAACAATACATAGATcttacaaatattaaatatttcataGTGTTGGCGTGGCCCCATTCTTTCTTTATTGAGTTAAATTAGGTTGACTTCCAAATTGTTCCACTGCCACTGCAGTGTTTCcccaccatgttaatacttgggcgggccacccaagtaaactggccacatgtaacattagttcgccgtcactcacttatGGATCATGTGGTTATAGAGGACACGCAAATAGCAGAAataagtacccccccccccattacacCCACCCAAATCGATttaaaatctgtgggaaacactgcactgTATGCAATTATAAGGCTTTTTATATAATATCCACACTATAATTTAATTGTCTGATATTAGTTCTTTATTTAAATTAGTCaaaaatctgcttttttttacacacaatgtAGACACACACttcgcccccccaaaaaaaatctacagaattttacatatttttctcttgtaaagttaaatactaaaggacaaagtattgtgattcatatatttgttattttaagcaTTAAgggaccccccaaaaaaagtttgtattagaaggcatttcagtcaaaGATATTTGATTtcggggttgttgtttttttaacactgcCAGTTGTCATATTTCAACTGTGCCACTAGCGAGCAACAAATCGAAATTGTGTCACTTTGAACCATGCAGTGTGAATCCAGCCTGAAGAATCTAACAACATCTTAAATGTTGTGCAATATTTCTTtgtagaaatacatttttgaatcaCTGGTGTATTTAACATCCAGGAAAATTGTGAGAATCTTGCAGAAGCTGCAGCAGGAGCTGGAGTTCCTGGAGGTGCAAGAGGAGTACATCAAGGATGAGCAGAAGAACCTGAAGAAGGAGTTCCTCCACGCGCAGGAGGAGGTGAAGAGGATACAGAGCATCCCGCTCGTCATCGGACAGTTCCTGGAGGCCGTCGACCAGAACACGGCCATCGTTGGCTCCACGACAGGTACAACGCAAAGAAGCAATCTCTGAATAGGgatggaattaaaaaataaaaaataaaacacaaagcaCACTCTGCATATTTAACCCCTTCAAAGGGTTCCTGCTGGCTCAAACTCAGGCAGAGAAATTGATAAGAAGCccactggtttaaaaaaaaaaaaacaactcttttATGTCAAGTGTTTATATACATTTTGATTCTTAAACAAGAtgtgtgttaaaaataaatgaagtcaccacacttttaaaaacattctataTATGAATTATTGATCATAACAAGCAGCTTTTGAGAGACACCTACAGCAGGCGtacatttaaatgatttataatAGCAGCCATATTTTAAATGCGTAATTAGTTCTTTCCCCCATCATCGTGTCGGGTGGTCTTTCGCTCATATCTTGTCCCTGTCGCCCTCCAATCCCCTTCCCTCTCTCAGGGTCCAACTATTACGTGCGCATCCTGAGCACCATCGACCGCGAGTTGCTGAAACCCAACGCCTCGGTGGCGCTGCACAAACACAGCAACGCCCTCGTGGACGTGCTGCCCCCCGAAGCCGACAGCAGCATCATGATGCTCACCTCAGGTATTGGAAATACGACCATCCGTGTGAATGGTGTGTGTACCTTGAAGGACGAAAACATCCAGATGGGACGCAAACGCATAATACCTTTCACCAAATATTCAAGtcgatgcttttttttttgttggtcaaCTTTGGATTTGGCTACCATTCTGCAGGGGTAGGAGCATAAACAAGAGGTAAAAAGAAACTtccaaaaaattaaaaccaGCAGCATTGCGATCAACGCCAACAAGAAGTGTAATCCTGACAAATTAAAACTAGCCTCATGGCTACAAGTGATCTCCAACAAGTTGTCGAAACCTGACAAAAATAATATCAGCTGTGCTGTCAATGCAATCATCCCCAACAGGAAGTGGAGACCTACCAAAATTAAGCTTTATGTGCGGTTATAAAAAAGCCTCTCGTGCGGGCAGTAGGTACTTCCAAAATAAATTGTCCGCATAGCTATTAGCGATAATCTCACAGGAAGTGgaaacataacaaaataaattgtgCTACCAATTCTCCAACTGGAAATAataacctaccaaaataaaatcagCCACACAGCAACAGGGATTCTAGACCTTTCCATATGAAAACAGCGACAGACATTTTCTGATGGGATTTAGAAACCTTCCAAAACaaaattagcttagcattatCAAGTTGTCGTCTCTAACAATAAGTAGAAACCTTTCAAATTAAATCAGCCATGTGGCGGCAAGTGATCGCTAACAGCAAGTAAAaccctaccaaaataaaataagtcaCATGGTTTTAAGCCATCATCTCTAACAGGAAGTAGTAACCTACCATAATAAAACCAGCCACTAGGCTTAAAGTAATGGCTAATTTGtcctttttgctgtatttgtgcCTATAGACCAGAAACCTGACGTAATGTATGCTGACATCGGAGGCATGGACATCCAAAAGCAAGAAGTCAGGGAGGCGGTGGAGCTTCCACTCACGCATTTTGAACTCTATAAgcaggtcacacacacacacacacacacacacacacacacacacacacacaggcttgttttactatttttgtggggccatctcattgacacaatgcatttcctagccccttcccctaaacccaaccatcaaaaatgattgcctaccgcTATTCTttcccctaacctcaaccataacccaattcaaacctaaactctaacaccaagtcttgaccctcaaaaagaggtctaaacttgtggggcccagcaaaatggccccacctGGACGGGTGGAGCCCacatgttggccccactatgtaacaaaaacaagaacacacacaccacaccagTCTGATATCGGACTACAACATAAAGAAACCAaccattctctctctctttctctctctctctctctcaacccCCCCAGATTGGTATTGACCCACCCAGAGGAGTCCTCATGTACGGACCTCCAGGATGCGGCAAGACCATGTTGGCCAAAGCCGTGGCACACCATACCACAGGTGTGTACACACATGATGCCATCATTAAAACAAACCCCTGAAAGCAGgtgtgctcaagttgggtccagcctgttttccatgtttctctccactaacacacctgatttctgatcaggatcgttatcaggcttctgcaaagcttgctgattagctgatgattaGATGGAgcgaaacatggaaaacaggctggataggggttctcgaggacctaacttgagcacccctgccctGAAGCAATGGTTCTAgaactttttacaccaagtgCCATGTCAGTGTTGTTTCATGCTGCATCTTTATGTATGCACACAGTTTGTGCAATAACTCGTCTTCTGTGCAAACAGCACAAGTTTATTAAATGCTGCGTTTAATTTTAGTCAGTGCGTTAATCCTGTGCTTTGGCCTCCCCCCGCAGCGGCGTTCATCCGCGTGGTGGGCTCAGAGTTTGTGCAGAAGTACCTGGGCGAGGGCCCCCGCATGGTGCGCGACGTCTTCCGCCTGGCCAAGGAGAACGCGCCCGCCATCATCTTCATCGACGAGATAGACGCCATCGCCACCAAGCGATTTGACGCCCAGACCGGAGGTATGACGGCACCAATGTCAATCAGGTGTTGTCGTCCGGTACCGAACAGCCCACAGGTTCCAGAAGAGAAACCCtcacaaattttctttttttcccccccctctaCAGCTGACCGCGAAGTGCAGAGAATTTTGTTGGAGCTGCTTAATCAGATGGATGGTTTCGACCAGAACGTCAACGTCAAGGTgagccaaccccccccccccaccccccacacacgcacaccgtCTGAGGAAGCTTTTAACCAATTCCCCCATGGCTGCACCGTCTCTGTGGTTTTGTACTTTGACTATGCCAGGTGATCATGGCCACCAACAGAGCTGATACGCTGGACCCGGCCCTGCTGCGTCCCGGCCGCCTGGACCGAAAGATCGAGTTCCCGCTGCCCGACCGCCGGCAGAAGCGTCTCATCTTCTCCACCATCACAAGCAAAATGAACCTCTCCGAGGAAGTGGACCTCGAGGACTGTATCCCTTTTTTGTCTTGTTCATGCGCTTGTTGTTCCTTGCAAAATATATGGTATTCTGggtaatattgcgttagtggaatatgagttaagcagcaaaatctgctgtttttatccatctcggggggcggccattttgccacttgttgtcaactgaagatgacatcaatgttgcttaggtctcaggtaacaaccaatcacagtgcagcttcgaaaaacaggtgagctctgattgttTTTTGCCTGagtaacattgatgtcatcttcagttgacagcaagtggcaaaatggccgccccctgagatggataaaaacagctggattttgcttcgtaactcatattccaaaaatgtcctATTAATcagtgtcatgtttagactagtgaggtcacatataagatattattgtcaagaaatgtttaaggttgacttccactttaaaactgACAATTATTTATAGGGGGTTCAAGATTATTGGGGAAAACGAAGTCtaaaaaaatcaagcaaatcTCGTGAGTGTTGACGTTTTGATCAACATTTGTGATGTAAGCACGAGATTGTCAGTTGTAAGAAAACATGGGTCTGTGAATTGTATCAAAGCGGTGGTGACTAAGGcccaaccgattaatcggccgccgaTTTAGAATCGGCAGATTATTGCCCTTCTAACAACTGTTATCATCTAGGAAAACCGAATTTTCCGACGATGTGAAAGCACCCTGAATGCACGATTTTGTctacgtagcattagcaactagcaagtatgtagcgtatgttattctggttattctgtttttattattgacacataaatccatacaataaccttgtacacttcatgaaatttgttgataaggtcatactattgacttgtcattcaaaacaaaagcaaaagttaGGAATGGGACGGGGggataattttatgcattacagtatttttattttttttaaataatcgcgCGATTAAttggtaatctgtattttttctgccaaaaatcggcattggcccaaaaaaaatgcatatcggtcgggccctagtaGTGACACCTTGTTAAGCAACTAGATTGCCAGCCACCCTTAACCCGTTTTTACAGACGTGGCCCGACCAGACAAGATCTCTGGAGCCGACATCAACTCCATCTGCCAGGAGGTGAGTGTGCGAGAAACCTGATCAACGTTGGTAAATATCAACTCGGATGCACACTCAATACCAACGTTGATTTCTTTGTTCCCCATCTTAAGGCCGGCATGTTGGCCGTTCGCGAGAACCGCTACATCGTCCTGGCCAAAGACTTTGAAAAGGCCTACAAGACGGTAATCAAAAAGGACGAGCAGGAGCACGAGTTCTACAAGTAGAGAGGGTGGAAAAACGTTTGTGTCTGTAGCTGCCATgtgtcatttacatttttgttcactTGGGATGAACaaagtgtgttgttttttttgtttgtttggttgttgttttttgtacagACACTTCTGGTtccggaaaaaaaagtcaagtcttTACCAATAGTCAGGTTGCATCTATATACAAGTATATGACTTAAAAAATCCCCATTAAAGATGTTTTCcataaaatgtgaacattttttctgttttgatttgatttggactcaagtttgtttgtttttgcaactactcattgtttgctttttaaaatatagtgGTTGTTTATTGTAACACTggtaatcattttcatttatttatttttaagatataaaaacaaaacaaataatttgaatatgtcAAAGGCAAGAACTCCACCCCACATTTGGATACATGGGTTAGGGTTGTTAATACTGTACAGTGTTGATAAATTTTTATATGGCACATTTTAACtcttactgccaaaaacgttaaatgacgtttagtaaaaacctacggagggccgccaaggacgttaaaagacgttctccaattattttggggggggaaacgggtggaggaaagccttggccactggtgaaagtttcaagcagatctcgttagcctaatgactatttttggcccctagatggcagcaatgactcttttgacaagattgggtaggcgtcagtagaagacgtgaggcgaagctagaggggacaatggctggggaagggaagagaacatggcgaccggttgcaagcagctcacgctcgagcagtttttttcaaagacgaaaagcatcgaccaacgctaaagagcacattgatgatgatgatgatgatggtgactccgaggttgacgccgaagttggaagcgctgacgcggcggctatgacgacgtcataaaggttcacacgttcaatcggacgacgaagagtaccccgagtccaatgcatattcatcggaggagtgggtacagtctgctacttgctattccccggaaaaaaaggccgtcaagaaagtgtaacgtctagtaccacagttgcacacatcttgttgattactgaagaacggaataaggtagaaacaaactttttgttgtgatgaaag is a window encoding:
- the psmc4 gene encoding 26S proteasome regulatory subunit 6B, yielding MDDTMTVEKSPEEMPAILNSRPQTSLSFLAPEPEDLEDLYSRYKKLQQELEFLEVQEEYIKDEQKNLKKEFLHAQEEVKRIQSIPLVIGQFLEAVDQNTAIVGSTTGSNYYVRILSTIDRELLKPNASVALHKHSNALVDVLPPEADSSIMMLTSDQKPDVMYADIGGMDIQKQEVREAVELPLTHFELYKQIGIDPPRGVLMYGPPGCGKTMLAKAVAHHTTAAFIRVVGSEFVQKYLGEGPRMVRDVFRLAKENAPAIIFIDEIDAIATKRFDAQTGADREVQRILLELLNQMDGFDQNVNVKVIMATNRADTLDPALLRPGRLDRKIEFPLPDRRQKRLIFSTITSKMNLSEEVDLEDYVARPDKISGADINSICQEAGMLAVRENRYIVLAKDFEKAYKTVIKKDEQEHEFYK